CGGCGCGCCCGTGAACCGCAGCCCGTAGGCGACGTTCTGGTCCACCGTCATGTGTGGCCACAGCGCGTAGCTCTGGAAGATCATCGCCATGCGGCGCCGCTCGGGCGGGACCACCGCCGCCGGCGACGAGAGGCAGCGCTCTCCGACCCAGATTTCGCCCGCTTCCGGCTTGAGAAAGCCCGCCACGAGCCGGAGCGTCGTGGTCTTGCCGCAGCCCGATGGCCCGAGCAGCGCCACCAGCTCGCCGGGTTCCACGCGCAGCTCGAGGCCTAGGACGGCGGCGACGTCGCCGTAGCGCTTGGTCAGACCCCGTATCGTCACCCCGGGCATCGCGGTTACCCCGGCGCGCTCGCGGAGGGCCTCTGCCCGAGGACGTCCTTGCCGAGCAGGGTCTGCATCAAGGCGACGATGGCGAACGTCATCGCCAGCATGAAGATGCCGAGGACCGCGATGGCGCCGAACTGGCCTTCTTCCTTGAGGTCGAACATCACGACCGACATGACCTTGGTATTGGGCGTGAAGAGAATGATCGAGGCGGACAGCTCGCGGATGACGCCGATGAAGATGAAGCACCAGGTGGCGATGATGCCGCTCTTGGCGAGCGGCGCGGTGATCTCGCGGAGCACGCGCAGGCGCCCGGCGCCCAGGATGCGGCCCGCCTCCTCCAGCTCGGGATGGATGCCGCGGAACGTGGCGTCGGACTGGGAGTAGCCGACGGGCATCTCCTTGGTCAGGTAGGCGATGAAGAGGATCCAGAGGGTGCCGTAGAGGAGGAAGGGCGGACGGGTGTACGCGATGAAGAGGGCGACGGCGAGGACGGTGCCGGGTATGACGATGGGCGCCAGCGCGAGAAAGGCCAGGAGCTGGTGGCCCACGATGAGCTTGCGATTCGTGACATAAGCGAGCAGCGCCGCGAGCCCGGCGCCGACGCAGGCCGTGAGCACGCCCAGCTCGAGCGTGTTGACGATGGCGCCCTGGGTCGAGCTGTAGAGAAACGTGAACGACCAGTTCTCCAGCGTGAAGTTCTCCCAGGTCAGCGGCTGGGCCCAGGCGCGAGAGAAGGCGGCCTTGGCGAGGATCCCGTACGGGAGGAACACCGCGCAGCCGAGGACCGCGAGGCAGCCGAGGAGCGCGGGGTACCGCCACGGGCCGAGCGGGATCGCCCGGCGCTCCGCGCCCTTGCCGCCGACCGACGCGTAGCCGCGTCGGCCCAGGAGCCTCTTCTGGACGAGCAGCAGGAGCGCCGTGGCCAGCAGCAGTGGCACGGAAAAGGCGGCCGCCATCTCGACCTTGGGCGGGTAGTGGAAGAGCGCCCAGATCTGCGTCGTGATCGTGTGAAAGCCCGCCGGCAGCGCGAGGATGGCGGGGGAGCCGAACAGCGCCAGCGCCTGCAGGACGGACAGGATGAAGCCGCTCAGGATGGCGGGCGCGACCATCGGCAGCGTGATGGTCAGCGCCACCCGGAAGCGGCTGGCGCCGAGGATGGACGCGGCCTCTTCGAGATCGGACGCGATCAGCCCGAGGGTATTGGCGATCATGATGTACACGTAGGGAAAGGTGTAGATCGCGACCACGAAGATCAGCCCCGGCATTGTGAAGATGTTGAGGAGCGGGCCCTCCGCGCCGGTCAGGCTTCGGTAGAGCTTGTTCAGGTAGCCGGCGTTCGGGCCGGCGAGCATGACCCACGCGAAGGCGCCGAGGAAGGGCGGCGTCACGAAGGAGGCCATGATGAGGCTTCGGATCACCCGCGACCAGGGCAGGTCGGTGCGGGCGGAGAGCCAGGCCATGGGCGCGCCGATGGCGACCGACAGAAGCCCCGACCAGAATGCCAGCACCACCGTGTTCCAGAGCGCTTTCTGGAGCTGGGGGTCGGCGAAGACGCGGGCGTAGTGGGCGAGCGTGACGCCGTGCTCGGCGCTCACGCTCATGTAGCCGAGCCAGCCCAGCGGCAGGAGGATCAGCAGCGCGAGCGCGGC
The Candidatus Methylomirabilota bacterium DNA segment above includes these coding regions:
- a CDS encoding iron ABC transporter permease, which produces MSVSAEHGVTLAHYARVFADPQLQKALWNTVVLAFWSGLLSVAIGAPMAWLSARTDLPWSRVIRSLIMASFVTPPFLGAFAWVMLAGPNAGYLNKLYRSLTGAEGPLLNIFTMPGLIFVVAIYTFPYVYIMIANTLGLIASDLEEAASILGASRFRVALTITLPMVAPAILSGFILSVLQALALFGSPAILALPAGFHTITTQIWALFHYPPKVEMAAAFSVPLLLATALLLLVQKRLLGRRGYASVGGKGAERRAIPLGPWRYPALLGCLAVLGCAVFLPYGILAKAAFSRAWAQPLTWENFTLENWSFTFLYSSTQGAIVNTLELGVLTACVGAGLAALLAYVTNRKLIVGHQLLAFLALAPIVIPGTVLAVALFIAYTRPPFLLYGTLWILFIAYLTKEMPVGYSQSDATFRGIHPELEEAGRILGAGRLRVLREITAPLAKSGIIATWCFIFIGVIRELSASIILFTPNTKVMSVVMFDLKEEGQFGAIAVLGIFMLAMTFAIVALMQTLLGKDVLGQRPSASAPG